In Halanaeroarchaeum sp. HSR-CO, one DNA window encodes the following:
- a CDS encoding ferredoxin: MQIRLDRDTCIGMFQCVAEWDEGFEADQDEGKVDLLDSEEIEDGIFEREVPEDAELDAKFAARACPVDAIEIYEDGEQTV; this comes from the coding sequence ATGCAGATTCGACTCGATCGGGACACCTGTATCGGGATGTTTCAGTGCGTCGCGGAGTGGGACGAGGGATTCGAGGCGGACCAGGACGAGGGCAAGGTCGACCTGCTCGACTCAGAAGAGATCGAGGACGGGATCTTCGAACGCGAGGTCCCCGAGGACGCCGAACTCGACGCGAAGTTCGCCGCCCGCGCCTGCCCCGTCGACGCCATCGAAATCTACGAGGACGGCGAACAGACCGTCTGA